The segment CCTTTCTTTTGTAGTGGATCAAAATTTTTAAGCATGCTGTTGTTGGATGTATAATTTCACTCTTATGGTTTTTTGGCCTTACTCTTTGTGGACCACTGAGGTAAATACATATCTACTGTaaatactgggtttttttaattatccttCCCTGTCTTGctcctttgttttttgttttctgtctgtcaGACAATGCTGCTAGTCACTTGATGTATATCCAAAAACTTACTGAACCCTTTCTCCTATAAATCTTTAGTGCTTGGGAAAAAGTACATataatttctgcagaaatagtAATTTTCTTCTACCAGAACAACTACATTTATGAGATGCTGGTGAAATTCTTGAAGACTTGGTGTGAGTGATACATCAAGGTCATTTAGTGCAGTTTTTTGCTTCCCTGCTCTCATTAACATAATCCCAACTGTTTATTTACCTGTTTGAAGTCCATAGCTTGATGGCTCATGGTAGCAGCTGGTACTCCTCTGACAGGCTACTAGAATCAATTTCTGCACTTGTTGCAGAGTACAATTTTTTCTGGTTGGCTGTGTACTCTGTGTTGAAATTGAGTAATGTTAGTGCATATACAGGTAAAACCATTTGTGCTATGTGTCTGAGTAACTATAACAGAGTAGCTAGACTTCCAAAAATGGAGTTTAGTATGTTGGAAAGCATGTTTTACTAGAGAGAGGAAAGTAAAGCTTTAAATGATACATTTTATGAAGGTGAATTTTTATCATCTACACAGCAGAAGGCATACCTGAGAGTGATAATACTAATACTAGTAATATTAATGTAGTTAATACTCTCGTGTCTTTGTGGATGCTCACAGTCTTCCCAAACAGAACCAGTTGCATGGGTCCTAGCATGTTGTGTTGCTATGCAGAAGACTAAAAGCATTTGGCAAACTTGAGAGCAGTAATTGCCTTCATGTTCTGCTCAGGAAAGCTGCCAGTACAGCTTGTTAGTTAGCCtctgctgcctgaaggaggtAGGATGTAAGCTCTAATTTTTGGTTCTCAGCAATTAAGAGGTTTTGGGATGGCATAAGCTACTAGGTCATCAGCACCTCAATGAACAGGATGCTGTGGTACAGAACAggacatctttttttctttgggagCAGAAACAGGTTTAGAGTAGGTATTGCAGTGAGAATAATAACTCCATCTTGAGCAAGCTGGTATCTTGTTGTGTTGctagaagaaaatgaaatttaaagttATCtgtaaattaataattttaatctgTTCCTTGAATTAGGAATTCCGTTCTTGTTTTGTAACATATAGTTGTCTGCCACTAGATCTGTTGCTGGTGAAGACAAActgatttgtgtttttctcttttaaattgtttaaatcTGGTGTTGTAATCACAGGATAAATCTTTGTTGTGTCATTAGTTTTAGCTGAAATAGTGTGTATCAAGATTGTAGGTAAACTCATTGTAAATGGAGTATTTATTTCGTTTTTATAGGACGTTGCTACTGTTTGAGCACAGTGATGTGGTTGTGCTGTCACTCCTTAGTGTCTTGTTCACAAGCTCAGGTGGAGGACCAGCaaaggtatttaaaaatctcttttaccAAATGCAAAACATACTGAATCCTATAAATTCAAGTACTTCTTTGCCTGAAACAAACTGGGTTTTAGATCCGTGTTCatagaaaatgtgctttttagTTCAATTAGTGGTAAAATTACGAAATGTACTactagaaataataaatatggCATTGACAGAGAGAAACAGTAAGTGAAGCTGTTGGATATCCATGGCAGATACCTGAGAAGTTTTTCTGTTTATAGGCAGAAAATAACCTTATTTTTGCACTTGAGCATTCTTTGTAATAAGATTTTGGGTTCAAACTGACAAAAGAACATCTGTGCATGTAGTGGTTCTGACCTTAGGCATTGAAGTCCAGCAATGCAGTCTCCAGTTCCTGGCCTAGAATCTTCAATGCATTGTTTCTTTCTGCCAGAAAGTTCTTTAAGTATTTTTATGTCTGCATGATCCTGTGTGTGCTGAATACTTAGACCCTTTCATTTAGTTGAAGATCTATACTTGAGGCATGCTCTGTCTCAAGTCCTATTGCACGTACTTTTGCGAGATGTTTTCTAAATGTGCCCTATCTGTCCTAAATAGAATACCTAGCACTCTTGAGCACTTTCACTCAAAAACAGTAACAGGTGGAGGAAAATGTCTCCTGTTATATACTTGAGGCTAGTAGGGAAGTCTCACTTTGGTGCCATCTCAGACTGGGAGTTCTGAAATCTGTGTCTCATTACTGCACTGGAGTCCCCTAAGCACTTGCAGGCAGCCTTTGGAATAAAGTCTCAGTCAGTCATCTGTTCTGGCACTCTATGCTCACCTCCTGCAAATGGAGAAGCTTAGGGCATCCAGGATGAAGATCATGCTGAAGAAGACGAGTTACTTTCTTCAGCCGATTACCAAGAGGATAGATGTGGAGCTTCAGAGAGATTCTTTGTCCATCTGTATCTTAGTGGGCCACATTTTTCAATTAAGCTGCATATCTTAAGGCAGCAGAAACAAGGGAGCAGTAATGTTTTCCTCTGAATGTTTCAGCTTTATGAAATGAACTGGTCAGCTAACTTTCTGCAACAAGAATGTGATAGGTCTATTTGGCTTTAAAAGATAAATTGTGATAGGATTTTTCAGACATAGAGCTCAGTATCTAGCTAAGATGATGGATACCAAAAATTGCAGTAGTTTAAGTCTGGATAGTGAAAGCTTTAGGAGCTGGGATTTCATAGCTACCTCTGTCTTTTTCCCCACAAATGCACTTTagagcttttctttctcatatcTTAGCATAGTTCTTTAGACTGTAGGTCCCATAAGACAAAATTCAGGAGTTTGTACAGATCCTGTTTGTGGCTGGTCAATGCTACAAAATATTAAATCATCAGGTTGAAGTAGCAGTGCATTCTGGCAGGCAGAAAAACCCCATGAAGAAAGTAATCACACTTAAATTTCATAAGATACTGGCATCTAGATTGCTACAGTGGTGATATGTCTGAATTATCTGGTAAgtctgaaaaccagaaaaaaaacgTGAAATTATATTGTCAAggttctttaaaatatttggggtttatttcatgattttccttttgaagtaTGCTTACATTGATcaggaagcaaggaaggaagggaattatttcctggatttttttacagtaatCTGTTGTAGTAGTTTAGTAATATTTGGGATTTCTTGATGTTtggttgtttatttgtttgtttgtttgtttgtttgttacaGACAAGAGGTGCTGCATTTTTCATCATAGCTATTATCTGCTTACTACTTTTTGATAATGACGACCTCATGGCTAAAATAGCAGAACATCGTATCCTTTCTTGTTATGTGACTCTTAGTACTGGagcagagaaaatgtgaaattgaGTGTActgaataaaattataattagaAGTGATTTTGAAGTAAATTTTCAATTGATCATCTCATCATAATATCCTGAGAAAAAGTAGTACATCTACAGATGGGCAGTAAAAATGAGCAAggtgaaaataaacttttcaaaGGAAGAATTAAAACCTGGAATTACAGATTTAAATGGTATATTCTGGAACCTTATTGATGAATTTACTTAGTTTTTAGTGATCAGAATCCTAAAATAGACCAGCTGTTTACCCTGCACTGCCAAGCCCGCCACTAAATCACATCCCTAAGTGCTACATCTGTATGTCTTTTATGAACCACCAGGAATGTTCATTCAGCCACTTCCTTGAGCAGCCTGTTTCAATGCTTGATAAtcatttctgaagaaattcttcctaatactCAATCTACTCAATGCTAATACTAATACCTCATGCGACTTAAGGCCAttttttcttgtcctgtcaAAAATATCTTACCCCTAGCTGGGTTCAGCATCCTGTCAGATAGTTGTAGAGAATGATAAGGTctgccctgagcctccttttctccagactaaacacccacctccatcagctgctccttgtAAGTGCTCTccagctttgttgcccttctctgaacACACCTCAGCACCTAAATGTCTTCTTGTACTTAGGGCCCCAAAACTAaacacagcacttgaggtgtggcctcatcagtgcccagtacagggggacaatccctgctctgctcctgccgGCCACAttattgctgatccaggccaggatgccattggccttcttggccacctaggcacaccctggctcatgttcagctgttgtcaccagcacccccaggtcctttccagccactctgccccagcctgtggcactgcctggggttgttgtgacccaagggcaggacccagctTTAGCCTTGTTTAACCTCGCACCATTGGCCTCAGccatgatccagcctgtccagatccctctgcagagccttcctgccctccagcagatcagtAACCCACCCAGCTTGGTGTCACCTGCAAACTGACTGAGGATGCACTTGATCCCCTCATTCAGATCATTGATAAAGTTATTAAACAGCCCTACAGTCCATGCATGCACAGCTTTTCCTCCATTCACAAGGCAGGACACTCCATCACAGAAGATCAGGTTGGTCAGTCAGAACCTACCTTTCACAAATCCATgctgagggctggggctgaTCCCCTGGTTGTCCTGCACATGCCAACACACCATAAAGCTCAGTTTGCTTACCTCTTCTTTCTATGTTCTGCTAGCTTTGCCTGTTCTTGTTCttggataaaaaaaagaaaataaaatttaattaaactcttccttaatttttaattagctgAGGGGCATCATGACAGTGCCCTTACTCATGTTCTGTATACAATCATTGCTTTCCTGGGTGTTGCAGATCACAAGGTAAATAAACATGTATTTTAGAATCTATATCTACGTTTTGTAGGTAAGAACACCAGCTCACCAGCTCAGAGCTAATTCAGCCCTAAACCAAAACCTAAAGGCTGAACATCCCTACTCCATATTGGAACTGAACTAGCACTGTAATTTTTGCACACTGATTGGAGTACGAGGAGCTTCAATACAGCAAGCCAAACCATACAGTATTCATCTTCTACAGCTGATAAGGACTTTTCTGTAATGCATAGCCTAGCAAGTCTCATTAAAATTACCATTAAATATTCTGTCATCAGTGCTCTGGGTGTTTATAATGCTTTGCCTGCAAACCACTTCTTACTCACTTTTGGGGCTGgtattttgtttctgcatcTTTAGCTTTCCCCAGTCTTTCCTTTACATTAGACTTGTGTTTGAAGACACAGATTCTGATACTTCTCAGTGAAATAGTCCAATTGTAATTGGTGGTGTGAATAGCAGAATATCATAACGTGGCTGTGTGAGGTTGACCTAGCTGATTGAGTTATGTTAGCTTTGTCTTGCTGAAGTGGCTTCAGTCAGGACTAAAACAGGAGAGAATGTGAAGCTGAAAAagtattaatataaaaattaatcaaatattaGAAAGACCGGTTAGTGATGCAAAAAAACAAGGGTGATCTAAGGGAGATGAGATGCTGTGTATCTTGTAATTCATTTGAAGAACAATTTTGAAAGAGTGTATTGTGAAGAAATAGGGTGTGTTCAATTGTAAGTGGATGAAAATGTTATGAAATGTCTAGAGCATAAGATGATGTGAATCTTTGGGGGTTTATGTATGCTTTCAACGTGTTTTTAATAATGGAAGATGGAAAAACTGTgggtgatttttcttcttcctcagatGCTGTTTGCTGCCATTTTGCTGCTGGTGTATGCCAGTTAATAGGATTGAGAGTTTTAAAATTCACCTCATATTAGGCTGTTGAGAATAGTGCTAAGGCACAACCATGTATGCTATGTTGCTGTTTGCTAGAGTAAAAATTACAGGAATATCCTAGTTTTGGCTTTTGTTTCCAGTTTAAGGAAAgcacattaatattttctcGTTTTAAGTGTCACTGTGTGAGGTTTTTGGTACTTGAGAAGTGCTAATGGAATCCCTTTATATCTCCAGGGTGGAGTACTGCTTCTGGTACTGGCATTGTGCTGCAAGGTTGGTTTCCACATGGCATCCCGAAAACTATCTGTAGATGTAGGTGGAGCCAAACGTCTTCAGGCTTTGTCTCATCTTGTTTCTGTCCTTCTGTTGTGCCCATGGGTTATTGTTCTCTCTCTGACAACAGAGGTAAGATAATAAGTACAAAGATAAATCTTTTTTTGTAATGTCCGTGAAATAAGTACAAAGATAAATCTTTTTTTGTAATGTCTGTGAAATAAGTACAAAGATAAATCTTTTTTTGTAATGCCTGTGAATTGCAGTTTAAATCTTTCCTTTAAAGTATCTCTAAAATTAccaatgttgctgtctttatttttatagtaAGCTTCGTTTGAAATTTTTCCATTAtgcttttcttctgtatttatttttttatctgtgtGATACTTGAATTTCCTCTCttgtgtatttctgtatttcatcaTTCTAGCTCAGATGTTATATCTTGGGTTCATCTGCTAACATTACGCAAGCGTTAATGACTATATAAATACAGTGCTCTTTTATCCCTAAGAAGTAGataattattctaatttttaaaaatgctctttATGCTTGTGTGTATCAGGATAGTAGGCCATTGCAACCATGGCATTGTATCTGGAATTCCTTTTACAAACAtgaaactatttaaaataaagtattttagaTAAACATCTCTTTTTATATCTGGAATTATGTGTTTATATGATAAATTGAAAGTACAGAAAGTATGTATGTTTTATGGATTAGTGAAAACACTTGTAATTCAAGTGAACTACATTTAATGCTGTAAATACAATCACTCTTCTGGTAGGCAGTTCTGTTTGAAATCTATTTTTTGTTGCAGAGTAAAGTGGAGTCTTGGTCTTCTCTCATCATGCCTTTCATGACAGTCATCTTTTTTGTTGTGATCCTGGATTTCTATGTGGAGTCCATATGCTCTGTGAAGATGGAAGCTTCTACATGTGCTCGATATGGATCCTTTCTTACTTTCATGAGTGCACTGCTTTTTGGAAACTTTTGGACGCATCCAATAACAGACCAGCTTCGAGCTATGAACAAGCCACCACACCATGAAAGCACAGAGCATGTTCTTTCTGGAGGGGTGGTAGTGAGTGCAGTCTTCTTTGTTTTATGTACGTATTCTTGTCTAAACTGTAGTAAATCTGTGTTCTGTGTGACTGGGAGGCCAATCAGAAAATTGAGGTGTGTGGAATTCCTTTGGATAAGCTTTTATAGATTCTTTTGAGTAAGGCAGCCCGtagctttttgcttttttactgtttgtttacagaaaaaaaacagaatgcaATCTGTTGTGGAAGTGATGATCTAATTCTACATAACAATGAAATCTAATAGTAAACTTCAAGATGAAGTTGACAATCAATTTGCTGCCTGAAAATTTTATGTAAACCTTGACTGCTgattaaacacattttaaaacagctgTGAAGCTTAGAAACGGCAACAAAAACTTCAATACTTTCCTTGCAGCTGCCAATATCCTGTCCTCCCCCTCCAGGAAAGGGCAGAAGGGTACCCTTATTGGTTATTCCCCTGAAGGCACTCCTCTCTATAACTTCATGGGTGATGCATTACAGCAAAGCTCCCAGTCATTGCCCCGGTTTATCAAGGAGTCACTGAAACAAATCCTTGAAGAGTATGATTCTCGACAGATCTTCTACTTCTTGTGCCTCAATCTGGTAAGtgcatgtttttttccttcaactCCAAtcactttatatatatattatatatagaGATATAATACAGAAAGAAGAGTTATTCTTTAAAAGATTCCTCTAATCAGTCAGTTTGAAAGTGACCTTTGACAGAGCAATATAAGTAGTGGTCACTGATTTGTTGTCCCAGTAGAGCACTGGTTCTATATGTAGGGGTTATACCAAGAACTGAATACTTGTATGATAGTATGTTTAAGATTGAGATACCTCAATGTTGCCAGCAGATAAGGTGAAACTGATAAGGCCTCAGTGAAACTGATAAGGATGGGGACAATAAAATAGAAAGTGTGGGATTGATTAGTGTCATATTGGAGCAggttagttttatttttagcttctCTCTTGAATAGGGAAAGATGATGCAGTAAGCAAAATTGATAGAACCTCATTTGCAAATATCTTCAGGAAAATAAGGGGAGAAACTTGAAGTATCTTTGTTAACTATAAGGAATTCCATTATGGAATATGAAAGATTGGAAAAAAGTTTTTAGGCAGATGGATTAATAATAGTAAAATGTACAAGGTAATTGTAggtattaaaaatgttttcttgtgtACCTTTCTCAGAGCCAACTCCTAAGATTTAAACAGACAACTTACTGGTGAAGAAAATGTTGGCATAACAGATTTATAGACAGCATTACTTTTATACTAAGAATGTATCAGATCAGAGCTCTTACATTTTTAATGATGAAATGCCTGGAATTTTGTCTGCAGAATGTCAGatcaaaattcaaaacaaaaaatttactCCTGTAATGAGTTGTTTTTTTATGTATGAGGCTTTAAAGCAGTAGGTTCAAAAATGTCTCTTTATAGCCTTGGAATGCATAAccaaagaaaggagagaaaaaatggtCTAGAAATACTTAGAACAATATCCTTGAAAACTGTTGAGTGCTCTCTGAAAAGAATATCCTTCTATCTACCAAAACTTTAATGCATAAGTTAATACTTAAGGAGAATTTGaaactctgttttgttttaggCTTTCACTTTTGTGGAGCTTTTTTATGGAGTATGGACCAATAGCCTTGGTCTTATTTCTGATGGATTTCACATGCTTTTTGATTGTTCTGCGTTAGTGATGGGGCTTTTTGCAGCTCTGATGACAAGGTGGAAAGCAACTCGCATATTTTCATATGGGTATGTATCTTGGGTTCTTCAAGGACTATTTGAAACTTGCCTCTTGCTCATTTTCAGAATGTCCTAGTATTATGGGATATTTTTCCTAATGCATGTTTCTGTAGATTTTTTGCTGTGTCTCTTCTGTTCCATTTGTGCTCATGCTATTCTTTGTTTACCTGTGCaaaaaatgtgtctgaaatgtaattttcatttgtttctacAAGTAAAACTTTTATCATTCTGAATATTCTTTAGAAATTACCTCAGGCTAGGCATTTATGTCAAACAAAAATCTGTGTTAAAATCAGTGTTCATATAAAGATTTATATTTGGCTGATATAATTAAACTTTAATAGGATAAACTTTAGCAGTTTGTTTAGTAGTTTGAAGCCCTGAATGGGCAGTATATATAAGAGAATACTTCTATATTGTTTTATTATAATGGAGTTTGGACAATTGGAAAGTGAGAACCTCTTGatcgaaaaaaaaaaaaagccctcagaAATTGAGGCATGATTCTGTGACATTGAAGAACAAAATCACAACAATCTTAATGCTGTATTGAAAgaattataaatttatttattattactttgACGTTTGTTTAGAGTACccatttttcattcttaaaagTATTTATGATTATTTTCAGGTATGGACGTGTAGAAATTCTCTCTGGATTTATTAATGGCCTCTTTCTGATGGTGATTGCTTTCTTTGTCTTCATGGAATCAGTGGCAAGATTGGTAGATCCTCCAGACATAGATACAAACATGCTAACTGTAAGTTTTGTCCTTCTGTTTCAGTGTAATTTTGCAGTTAATGGTTAATTTATGTTTATTTCCAGGGTGATAGTCCTTCCAATACCTGGAGGGAGCcttcaggagagctggagaggaatttTTTGCCAGGGCATTTAGTGGAGAAGGGGAATTGGCTTCAAACTGAAGCAGGGTAGGTATGGGTTAGATATAGGAACTAAATAgattttaggaaggaattctttactGCGAAAGCATAAGGCACTGGAGCGGGTTGCCCGGAGGAGAAGTTGTGGGCTTCCACAGTTTTCCTTAATTACTTGCAGGGTATTTTTGGTTACCATGTTCTAGAAAATAAGTTCGAATACCTGTGAGGATGCAGTGAAGTTAAAGACTTTTCTCCCTCTCACAGCCAGTCTCTGTTGGAGGGCTGATTGTAAACCTTGTTGGTATCTGTGCCTTCAGCCACGCACACTCCCACGGGGCTTCTCGGGGAGGCTGCCCCGCACATGATCACAGCCATTCtcaccacagccacagccacggGCATGGCCATTCGCACAGTGACCATGGCCACAGCCATGGACATTCCCATGGATCTTCTGGAGGAGGCATGAACACCAACATGAGAGGCAAGTACAGAGGGTTGAACCATAAGCGATGTATATGATTTCTAGGAGACTGAAGATTTTCAGGATCAGATCTATGCAGCATTATGCCTCAATCTAAAAACACTCTCAAGGAGTGATCTGACAGGCATTAAATGCCCTATGTAGGAATTGCTCAAACCATTTATGAATTTACCTTGAATAAATGTGAAATGTTTCTCTGCATATGTGTGTAATGCATAAGGAACAATAAAAAGCAGTAATCTATAGTCCTCACTAACATTAATAATGGTCTCTGTAAACAGTACTCAAAAAGCTTGAAATCCTTGTTTCTAAGTTCAAACTGGAAATG is part of the Catharus ustulatus isolate bCatUst1 chromosome Z, bCatUst1.pri.v2, whole genome shotgun sequence genome and harbors:
- the SLC30A5 gene encoding zinc transporter 5 isoform X2 encodes the protein MEQPYGGQALAGGGALGPVDVPSARLTRYIVLLCFAKVLKAMGLFESYDLLKVVHLVQFIFVVQLGSAFFMVLFQKPFSSGKVVTKRQWIKIFKHAVVGCIISLLWFFGLTLCGPLRTLLLFEHSDVVVLSLLSVLFTSSGGGPAKGGVLLLVLALCCKVGFHMASRKLSVDVGGAKRLQALSHLVSVLLLCPWVIVLSLTTESKVESWSSLIMPFMTVIFFVVILDFYVESICSVKMEASTCARYGSFLTFMSALLFGNFWTHPITDQLRAMNKPPHHESTEHVLSGGVVVSAVFFVLSANILSSPSRKGQKGTLIGYSPEGTPLYNFMGDALQQSSQSLPRFIKESLKQILEEYDSRQIFYFLCLNLAFTFVELFYGVWTNSLGLISDGFHMLFDCSALVMGLFAALMTRWKATRIFSYGYGRVEILSGFINGLFLMVIAFFVFMESVARLVDPPDIDTNMLTPVSVGGLIVNLVGICAFSHAHSHGASRGGCPAHDHSHSHHSHSHGHGHSHSDHGHSHGHSHGSSGGGMNTNMRGVFLHVLADTLGSVGVIVSTIFIQQFGWLIADPLCSLFIATLIFLSVIPLLKDACQVLLLRIPPEQEKELHAALEKIQKIEGVISYRDPHFWCHSATVVAGTIHVQVVSDVMEQRIVQQVTAILKDAGVNNLTVQVEKEAYFQHMSGLSTGFQDVLAMTQQLESMKYYKDGTYIM
- the SLC30A5 gene encoding zinc transporter 5 isoform X1 translates to MEQPYGGQALAGGGALGPVDVPSARLTRYIVLLCFAKVLKAMGLFESYDLLKVVHLVQFIFVVQLGSAFFMVLFQKPFSSGKVVTKRQWIKIFKHAVVGCIISLLWFFGLTLCGPLRTLLLFEHSDVVVLSLLSVLFTSSGGGPAKTRGAAFFIIAIICLLLFDNDDLMAKIAEHPEGHHDSALTHVLYTIIAFLGVADHKGGVLLLVLALCCKVGFHMASRKLSVDVGGAKRLQALSHLVSVLLLCPWVIVLSLTTESKVESWSSLIMPFMTVIFFVVILDFYVESICSVKMEASTCARYGSFLTFMSALLFGNFWTHPITDQLRAMNKPPHHESTEHVLSGGVVVSAVFFVLSANILSSPSRKGQKGTLIGYSPEGTPLYNFMGDALQQSSQSLPRFIKESLKQILEEYDSRQIFYFLCLNLAFTFVELFYGVWTNSLGLISDGFHMLFDCSALVMGLFAALMTRWKATRIFSYGYGRVEILSGFINGLFLMVIAFFVFMESVARLVDPPDIDTNMLTPVSVGGLIVNLVGICAFSHAHSHGASRGGCPAHDHSHSHHSHSHGHGHSHSDHGHSHGHSHGSSGGGMNTNMRGVFLHVLADTLGSVGVIVSTIFIQQFGWLIADPLCSLFIATLIFLSVIPLLKDACQVLLLRIPPEQEKELHAALEKIQKIEGVISYRDPHFWCHSATVVAGTIHVQVVSDVMEQRIVQQVTAILKDAGVNNLTVQVEKEAYFQHMSGLSTGFQDVLAMTQQLESMKYYKDGTYIM